In Populus trichocarpa isolate Nisqually-1 chromosome 12, P.trichocarpa_v4.1, whole genome shotgun sequence, a genomic segment contains:
- the LOC127904079 gene encoding uncharacterized protein LOC127904079 isoform X2: MPSSKESPADADNRTNSWLDSNQSFMVPPVVNSKDISVSVKETLNSSMTMSNETHNISFPSFSEEIPVIAGNTISKSSLDSDQSTTAMPVTNSQYTGVSVNETLNSAMTNEIDNVSMLSFSQETPAKSDKPAINSLDPDLSSMDPLVTNSQNTDSINETLNSSSSVEKDKVCMLSPSRGSPVITDNPIDKNSSESDQSLLAPPSADSQYIIFSVKEAWNSAMTDGTARASMPSSSDESLVITDDQLIEKSLDSDLSSMEPLVTNSQVTSVSIKETRGSTSSNEKDKVCMPSSSGSPVSTDNPIDENSSGSDQSMLASPSTNSQYIIFSVDESQNSAMGDGMAKVSMPSSFEASLVIADDRLVENSLDSDQTSTEPLVTNSQVTSVPINETPSAASSNEKEKVCMPSSSGGPVDTDNPITENSSESDQSLLAPPPSTNSQDISVSVNETPNSAMSNGTTKLSMPSSEESLVTADDRLVENSLDSDQFFMVLPERKSQDIGISVSETSNSSSNETDKVSNPSYSTESPVVADNPIGKNSLDSDQSLTAPPVTKSQDTVREENFYDCQAWLGSDSDDDFFSVRNAHCRSSIRMRFYDPMPCLFLAILSVMTQERLQPENTSITQKNCRFLAIFWALKIL, from the exons ATGCCATCTTCAAAGGAAAGTCCTGCGGATGCAGATAATCGTACCAATAGCTGGCTGGATTCCAACCAGTCTTTCATGGTGCCACCAGTGGTAAACTCGAAAGACATCAGCGTTTCAGTCAAGGAAACACTAAATTCATCTATGACTATGAGCAACGAAACACACAACATTTCTTTTCCATCTTTTTCTGAGGAAATTCCTGTCATTGCAGGTAATACAATTTCCAAAAGCAGTTTGGATTCTGATCAGTCTACCACAGCTATGCCTGTGACAAATTCACAGTACACTGGTGTTTCAGTCAATGAAACATTGAATTCAGCTATGACAAATGAAATAGACAACGTTTCTATGCTATCTTTTTCTCAGGAAACTCCTGCCAAATCAGATAAGCCTGCCATAAACAGCTTGGATCCTGATCTGTCTTCCATGGATCCGCTAGTGACCAATTCCCAAAACACCGATTCAATTAATGAAACACTGAATTCATCTTCAAGTGTTGAAAAGGACAAGGTTTGTATGCTGTCTCCGTCTAGGGGAAGTCCTGTCATTACAGATAATCCCATCGACAAAAACAGTTCGGAGTCTGATCAGTCTTTGTTGGCACCACCTTCAGCAGATTCCCAATACATCATTTTTTCCGTCAAGGAAGCGTGGAATTCAGCCATGACTGATGGAACGGCCAGAGCATCTATGCCTTCTTCTTCTGATGAAAGTCTGGTCATTACAGATGATCAATTGATTGAAAAGAGCTTGGATTCTGATCTGTCTTCCATGGAGCCGCTAGTGACCAATTCTCAGGTCACCAGTGTTTCAATCAAAGAAACTAGGGGTTCAACTTCGAGTAATGAAAAGGACAAGGTTTGTATGCCATCTTCTTCGGGAAGTCCTGTCAGTACAGATAATCCTATCGACGAGAATAGTTCAGGGTCTGATCAGTCTATGTTAGCATCACCTTCAACAAATTCCCAATACATCATTTTTTCAGTTGATGAATCGCAGAATTCAGCCATGGGTGATGGAATGGCCAAGGTGTCTATGCCGTCTTCTTTTGAGGCAAGTTTGGTCATTGCAGATGATCGTTTGGTTGAAAACAGCTTGGATTCTGATCAGACGTCTACGGAGCCGCTAGTGACAAATTCTCAAGTCACCAGTGTTCCAATCAATGAAACACCGAGTGCAGCTTCAAgtaatgaaaaggaaaaggtttgTATGCCATCTTCTTCAGGAGGTCCTGTCGATACAGATAATCCTATCACCGAGAACAGTTCAGAGTCTGATCAGTCTTTGTTAGCACCACCACCTTCAACAAATTCCCAAGACATCAGTGTTTCGGTCAATGAAACACCAAATTCAGCCATGAGTAATGGAACAACCAAACTATCCATGCCATCTTCTGAGGAAAGTCTAGTCACTGCAGATGATCGATTGGTTGAAAACAGCTTGGATTCTGATCAGTTTTTCATGGTGCTTCCCGAGAGGAAGTCCCAAGACATCGGTATTTCAGTCAGCGAAACATCAAACTCATCAAGTAATGAAACAGACAAGGTTTCTAATCCATCTTATTCCACGGAAAGTCCTGTCGTTGCAGATAATCCAATTGGAAAAAACAGTTTGGATTCTGATCAGTCTTTAACTGCACCACCGGTGACAAAATCCCAAGATACAG TTAGGGAAGAGAACTTCTATGATTGTCAAGCCTGGCTAGGATCAGACTCTGATGATGATTTCTTCAGTGTCAGAAACG CACACTGCAGAAGCTCGATAAGGATGAGGTTTTATGATCCTATGCCTTGTCTGTTCCTTGCGATTCTCTCTGTTATGACACAAGAGAGGCTACAGCCAGAAAACACATCAATCACCCAAAAGAATTGCAGGTTTTTAGCGATTTTCTGGGCTTTGAAAATcctttga
- the LOC18103806 gene encoding anther-specific protein BCP1 isoform X1, with protein MAHKLIVLALVFVAIFGLAAAAAPAPSTTYLPAAAAPAPSTTDLPAGEAPLSHDFIGTNDGDAAGAPSADGSTVVPGPMGSTTLAGGPASEKDGAATLKFSAIVGAAAVAGYFFF; from the coding sequence ATGGCACACAAACTCATTGTTCTTGCTCTTGTCTTCGTTGCCATTTTTGGGTTGGCTGCAGCCGCAGCACCTGCTCCTTCCACAACTTACCTGCCTGCAGCCGCAGCACCTGCTCCTTCCACAACTGACCTGCCTGCAGGTGAGGCGCCTTTAAGCCATGATTTTATCGGTACTAATGACGGTGATGCGGCTGGTGCACCTTCTGCTGATGGTAGCACTGTTGTTCCAGGACCGATGGGTAGTACTACATTGGCTGGGGGTCCTGCTTCTGAAAAAGATGGTGCCGCTACCCTCAAGTTCTCTGCCATTGTTGGAGCTGCCGCTGTCGCTGGCTACTTCTTCTTCTAA
- the LOC7454544 gene encoding ribonuclease J isoform X2 gives MVMRITLVVPALDHNTPIYASSFTMELIKKRLKENGIFVPSRLKVFKTKRKFTAGPFEIEPIRVTHSIPDCCGLVLRCADGTILHTGDWKIDESPLDGKVFDRETLEELSKEGVTLMMSDSTNVLSPGRTISESVVADALLRRISAAKGRIITTQFASNIHRLGSVKAAADLTGRKLVFVGMSLRTYLDAAWKDGKAPIDPSTLVKVEDIDSYAPKDLLIVTTGSQAEPRAALNLASYGSSHAFKLNEEDVILYSAKVIPGNESRVMKMMNRISEIGSTIVMGKNELLHTSGHGYRGELEEVLKIVKPQHFLPIHGELLFLKEHELLGKSTGIQHTTVIKNGEMLGVSHLRNRRVLSNGFVSLGKENLQLMYNDGDKAFGTSTELCIDERLKIASDGIVVVSMEILRPQNLDGQVEKSLKGKIKITTRCLWLDKGKLLDALHKAAHAALSSCPVNCPLTHMERTVSEMLRKMVRKYSGKRPEVIAIAVENPAAVLSDELNARLSGNSHVGFGISALRKIVDGHPKGNQVDRKQPDGNGYAHLEKTSPQNLEVDGIEFERELPKEEGTSSSPNLAEGHSSASEDQDDFQKSSVPSSSPVNELVKSDESLVPPGEQMNKLKEDVMDSSDDDLLENENSRLKRSKSVKRNKWKPEEVKSLIKMRGELHSRFQVVRGRMALWEEISTNLMADGINRSPGQCKSLWTSLVQKYEESKNGKKGKKAWPYFEDMDNILSDSETMATK, from the exons ATGGTCATGAGGATCACATTG GTTGTTCCAGCTTTGGATCATAACACTCCAATTTATGCATCATCCTTCACGATGGAG CTCATCAAGAAACGTTTGAAGGAGAATGGGATCTTTGTTCCATCTAGACTTAAGGTGTTTAAAACAAAGAGGAAATTCACAGCTGGGCCTTTTGAAATAGAGCCTATCAGGGTGACCCATTCTATTCCTGATTGTTGTGGATTGGTCCTTCGCTGTGCTGATGGTACAATCCTTCACACTGGGGACTGGAAG ATTGATGAATCACCATTGGATGGAAAAGTTTTTGATCGTGAAACTTTAGAGGAACTCTCCAAAGAAGGAGTTACATTG ATGATGAGTGACTCAACAAATGTACTGTCACCTGGAAGGACAATTAGTGAGAGTGTGGTAGCTGATGCATTATTGAGACGTATTTCAGCTGCTAAAGGAAGGATTATCACTACTCAATTTGCATCAAATATACACCGCCTAGGAAGTGTGAAAGCTGCTGCTGATTTGACTGGTAGAAAGTTG GTCTTTGTTGGCATGTCATTGAGGACATATTTGGATGCAGCATGGAAGGATGGAAAGGCACCAATTGATCCGTCCACTCTA gTTAAAGTGGAAGATATTGATTCTTATGCCCCTAAGGATCTGCTAATTGTCACAACTGGATCACAA GCAGAGCCGCGTGCAGCTCTCAATCTTGCATCATATGGAAGTAGTCATGCCTTCAAACTGAACGAGGAAGATGTTATTCTTTATTCAGCTAAG GTAATCCCTGGTAACGAATCTAGGGTAATGAAAATGATGAACCGCATATCAGAGATTGGGTCAACTATTGTAATGGGTAAAAATGAGCTGCTTCACACGTCTGGCCATGGGTATCGCGGAGAACTG GAAGAAGTGCTTAAAATTGTGAAGCCGCAACATTTTCTTCCCATACACGGAGAACTTCTGTTTTTGAAAGAACATGAATTGCTTGGGAAATCAACTGGCATTCAACACACTACT GTTATAAAGAACGGAGAGATGCTTGGGGTTTCTCACTTGAGGAACAGAAGAGTTCTATCCAATGGTTTTGTCTCCCTTGGGAAGGAAAATTTGCAG TTGATGTATAACGATGGGGATAAAGCTTTTGGCACATCAACTGAGCTTTGCATTGATGAGAGACTAAAAATTGCATCAGATGGTATTGTAGTGGTCAG CATGGAAATTTTACGCCCTCAAAATCTAGATGGTCAAGTTGAAAAAagcttaaaaggaaaaataaaaatcacaacacGCTGTCTGTGGCTTGACAAAGGGAAGCTTTTAGATGCACTCCACAAAGCTGCTCATGCTGCACTTTCAAGCTGTCCGGTGAACTGTCCTTTAACTCACATGGAAAGAACAGTGTCTGAGATGTTGAGGAAGATGGTAAGGAAGTATAGCGGTAAAAGGCCTGAAGTCATTGCCATTGCTGTGGAAAACCCAGCAGCAGTTCTTTCTGATGAACTCAATGCAAGGTTATCTGGCAATTCTCATGTTGGCTTTGGGATATCGGCATTGAGAAAAATTGTCGATGGGCATCCAAAAGGAAATCAGGTGGACAGGAAGCAACCTGATGGAAATGGTTATGCACATTTAGAGAAAACATCACCTCAAAATCTGGAAG TTGATGGTATTGAATTTGAAAGAGAGCTACCTAAGGAAGAGGGCACTTCTTCAAGTCCTAACTTAGCTGAAGGACATTCCTCCGCCTCTGAGGATCAAGATGATTTCCAGAAATCATCCGTTCCTTCATCCTCCCCAGTCAATGAATTAGTAAAAAGTGATGAAAGTTTGGTTCCACCAGGGGAACAGATGAATAAGCTCAAGGAAGATGTTATGGACAGTAGTGATGATGACTTGTTGGAAAATGAAAATTCTAGACTGAAGCGTTCCAAATCTGTTAAACGGAACAAATGGAAACCTGAGGAGGTTAAGAGTCTTATAAAAATGCGTGGGGAATTACATAGTAGATTTCAAGTTGTAAGAGGTAGAATGGCTCTGTGGGAAGAGATATCTACTAACTTAATGGCTGATGGGATCAATCGCAGTCCAGGACAGTGCAAATCTTTATGGACATCTCTGGTTCAGAAATATGAG GAAAGCAAGAACgggaagaaagggaaaaaagctTGGCCCTATTTTGAAGACatggataatattttatctgattCCGAGACAATGGCAACAAAATGA
- the LOC7454544 gene encoding ribonuclease J isoform X1 produces MQLGLLGGFSLYCTSSRKPLKTTSPNMAAAFSALSSCPYTFFCRPSSTKLCVSCSAGSPTTTTIGSRGTKAPPRKRTGRKEGTGKSMEDSVKRKMEQFYEGPDGPPLRIVPIGGLGEIGMNCMLVGNYDRYILIDAGVMFPDYDELGVQKIIPDTTFIRRWKHKIEAVIITHGHEDHIGALPWVVPALDHNTPIYASSFTMELIKKRLKENGIFVPSRLKVFKTKRKFTAGPFEIEPIRVTHSIPDCCGLVLRCADGTILHTGDWKIDESPLDGKVFDRETLEELSKEGVTLMMSDSTNVLSPGRTISESVVADALLRRISAAKGRIITTQFASNIHRLGSVKAAADLTGRKLVFVGMSLRTYLDAAWKDGKAPIDPSTLVKVEDIDSYAPKDLLIVTTGSQAEPRAALNLASYGSSHAFKLNEEDVILYSAKVIPGNESRVMKMMNRISEIGSTIVMGKNELLHTSGHGYRGELEEVLKIVKPQHFLPIHGELLFLKEHELLGKSTGIQHTTVIKNGEMLGVSHLRNRRVLSNGFVSLGKENLQLMYNDGDKAFGTSTELCIDERLKIASDGIVVVSMEILRPQNLDGQVEKSLKGKIKITTRCLWLDKGKLLDALHKAAHAALSSCPVNCPLTHMERTVSEMLRKMVRKYSGKRPEVIAIAVENPAAVLSDELNARLSGNSHVGFGISALRKIVDGHPKGNQVDRKQPDGNGYAHLEKTSPQNLEVDGIEFERELPKEEGTSSSPNLAEGHSSASEDQDDFQKSSVPSSSPVNELVKSDESLVPPGEQMNKLKEDVMDSSDDDLLENENSRLKRSKSVKRNKWKPEEVKSLIKMRGELHSRFQVVRGRMALWEEISTNLMADGINRSPGQCKSLWTSLVQKYEESKNGKKGKKAWPYFEDMDNILSDSETMATK; encoded by the exons ATGCAGTTAGGGCTTTTGGGAGGTTTTTCTCTCTACTGCACGTCTTCCCGTAAACCTCTCAAAACAACATCACCAAACATGGCTGCCGCTTTCAGTGCACTCTCCTCCTGTCCGTACACTTTCTTCTGCCGCCCTAGCTCTACCAAGCTTTGCGTTTCCTGCTCTGCTGGCTCCCCTACTACAACTACTATAG GCAGTAGAGGAACGAAAGCTCCGCCGCGTAAAAGGACGGGAAGAAAGGAAGGGACAGGGAAAAGTATGGAAGATTCGGTTAAAAGAAAGATGGAGCAGTTTTATGAAGGGCCTGATGGTCCGCCGCTGCGTATAGTTCCAATTGGTGGTTTGGGTGAGATTGGGATGAATTGTATGCTTGTTGGGAATTATGATcgatatattttaattgatgcCGGTGTTATGTTTCCTGA TTATGATGAGCTTGGAGTTCAAAAGATTATACCTGATACCACATTTATCAGAAGATGGAAACACAAAATTGAAGCAGTTATTATAACACATGGTCATGAGGATCACATTGGTGCGTTGCCTTGG GTTGTTCCAGCTTTGGATCATAACACTCCAATTTATGCATCATCCTTCACGATGGAG CTCATCAAGAAACGTTTGAAGGAGAATGGGATCTTTGTTCCATCTAGACTTAAGGTGTTTAAAACAAAGAGGAAATTCACAGCTGGGCCTTTTGAAATAGAGCCTATCAGGGTGACCCATTCTATTCCTGATTGTTGTGGATTGGTCCTTCGCTGTGCTGATGGTACAATCCTTCACACTGGGGACTGGAAG ATTGATGAATCACCATTGGATGGAAAAGTTTTTGATCGTGAAACTTTAGAGGAACTCTCCAAAGAAGGAGTTACATTG ATGATGAGTGACTCAACAAATGTACTGTCACCTGGAAGGACAATTAGTGAGAGTGTGGTAGCTGATGCATTATTGAGACGTATTTCAGCTGCTAAAGGAAGGATTATCACTACTCAATTTGCATCAAATATACACCGCCTAGGAAGTGTGAAAGCTGCTGCTGATTTGACTGGTAGAAAGTTG GTCTTTGTTGGCATGTCATTGAGGACATATTTGGATGCAGCATGGAAGGATGGAAAGGCACCAATTGATCCGTCCACTCTA gTTAAAGTGGAAGATATTGATTCTTATGCCCCTAAGGATCTGCTAATTGTCACAACTGGATCACAA GCAGAGCCGCGTGCAGCTCTCAATCTTGCATCATATGGAAGTAGTCATGCCTTCAAACTGAACGAGGAAGATGTTATTCTTTATTCAGCTAAG GTAATCCCTGGTAACGAATCTAGGGTAATGAAAATGATGAACCGCATATCAGAGATTGGGTCAACTATTGTAATGGGTAAAAATGAGCTGCTTCACACGTCTGGCCATGGGTATCGCGGAGAACTG GAAGAAGTGCTTAAAATTGTGAAGCCGCAACATTTTCTTCCCATACACGGAGAACTTCTGTTTTTGAAAGAACATGAATTGCTTGGGAAATCAACTGGCATTCAACACACTACT GTTATAAAGAACGGAGAGATGCTTGGGGTTTCTCACTTGAGGAACAGAAGAGTTCTATCCAATGGTTTTGTCTCCCTTGGGAAGGAAAATTTGCAG TTGATGTATAACGATGGGGATAAAGCTTTTGGCACATCAACTGAGCTTTGCATTGATGAGAGACTAAAAATTGCATCAGATGGTATTGTAGTGGTCAG CATGGAAATTTTACGCCCTCAAAATCTAGATGGTCAAGTTGAAAAAagcttaaaaggaaaaataaaaatcacaacacGCTGTCTGTGGCTTGACAAAGGGAAGCTTTTAGATGCACTCCACAAAGCTGCTCATGCTGCACTTTCAAGCTGTCCGGTGAACTGTCCTTTAACTCACATGGAAAGAACAGTGTCTGAGATGTTGAGGAAGATGGTAAGGAAGTATAGCGGTAAAAGGCCTGAAGTCATTGCCATTGCTGTGGAAAACCCAGCAGCAGTTCTTTCTGATGAACTCAATGCAAGGTTATCTGGCAATTCTCATGTTGGCTTTGGGATATCGGCATTGAGAAAAATTGTCGATGGGCATCCAAAAGGAAATCAGGTGGACAGGAAGCAACCTGATGGAAATGGTTATGCACATTTAGAGAAAACATCACCTCAAAATCTGGAAG TTGATGGTATTGAATTTGAAAGAGAGCTACCTAAGGAAGAGGGCACTTCTTCAAGTCCTAACTTAGCTGAAGGACATTCCTCCGCCTCTGAGGATCAAGATGATTTCCAGAAATCATCCGTTCCTTCATCCTCCCCAGTCAATGAATTAGTAAAAAGTGATGAAAGTTTGGTTCCACCAGGGGAACAGATGAATAAGCTCAAGGAAGATGTTATGGACAGTAGTGATGATGACTTGTTGGAAAATGAAAATTCTAGACTGAAGCGTTCCAAATCTGTTAAACGGAACAAATGGAAACCTGAGGAGGTTAAGAGTCTTATAAAAATGCGTGGGGAATTACATAGTAGATTTCAAGTTGTAAGAGGTAGAATGGCTCTGTGGGAAGAGATATCTACTAACTTAATGGCTGATGGGATCAATCGCAGTCCAGGACAGTGCAAATCTTTATGGACATCTCTGGTTCAGAAATATGAG GAAAGCAAGAACgggaagaaagggaaaaaagctTGGCCCTATTTTGAAGACatggataatattttatctgattCCGAGACAATGGCAACAAAATGA
- the LOC18103806 gene encoding anther-specific protein BCP1 isoform X2 — translation MAHKLIVLALVFVAIFGLAAAAAPAPSTTDLPAGEAPLSHDFIGTNDGDAAGAPSADGSTVVPGPMGSTTLAGGPASEKDGAATLKFSAIVGAAAVAGYFFF, via the exons ATGGCACACAAACTCATTGTTCTTGCTCTTGTCTTCGTTGCCATTTTTGGGTTGGCTGCAGCCGCAGCAC CTGCTCCTTCCACAACTGACCTGCCTGCAGGTGAGGCGCCTTTAAGCCATGATTTTATCGGTACTAATGACGGTGATGCGGCTGGTGCACCTTCTGCTGATGGTAGCACTGTTGTTCCAGGACCGATGGGTAGTACTACATTGGCTGGGGGTCCTGCTTCTGAAAAAGATGGTGCCGCTACCCTCAAGTTCTCTGCCATTGTTGGAGCTGCCGCTGTCGCTGGCTACTTCTTCTTCTAA
- the LOC127904079 gene encoding uncharacterized protein LOC127904079 isoform X1, translated as MPSSKESPADADNRTNSWLDSNQSFMVPPVVNSKDISVSVKETLNSSMTMSNETHNISFPSFSEEIPVIAGNTISKSSLDSDQSTTAMPVTNSQYTGVSVNETLNSAMTNEIDNVSMLSFSQETPAKSDKPAINSLDPDLSSMDPLVTNSQNTDSINETLNSSSSVEKDKVCMLSPSRGSPVITDNPIDKNSSESDQSLLAPPSADSQYIIFSVKEAWNSAMTDGTARASMPSSSDESLVITDDQLIEKSLDSDLSSMEPLVTNSQVTSVSIKETRGSTSSNEKDKVCMPSSSGSPVSTDNPIDENSSGSDQSMLASPSTNSQYIIFSVDESQNSAMGDGMAKVSMPSSFEASLVIADDRLVENSLDSDQTSTEPLVTNSQVTSVPINETPSAASSNEKEKVCMPSSSGGPVDTDNPITENSSESDQSLLAPPPSTNSQDISVSVNETPNSAMSNGTTKLSMPSSEESLVTADDRLVENSLDSDQFFMVLPERKSQDIGISVSETSNSSSNETDKVSNPSYSTESPVVADNPIGKNSLDSDQSLTAPPVTKSQDTVREENFYDCQAWLGSDSDDDFFSVRNDYSNASSRQSSMKGSPQPDEISDSKREPNPTKGGKKLVDLIYDRNSMPAAIQEQRESKQEASPKDENKRLSELLQDPSWSDHASDQKSSTPVLKKTKLVEFFQDSHWSQEIASTRATRFPSTKGDGKLRADVEAKHLSPRDGTSTVTTPRSRARYVGGNLKRENTARATYCCFPSWSPIRGSQGEEKANPS; from the exons ATGCCATCTTCAAAGGAAAGTCCTGCGGATGCAGATAATCGTACCAATAGCTGGCTGGATTCCAACCAGTCTTTCATGGTGCCACCAGTGGTAAACTCGAAAGACATCAGCGTTTCAGTCAAGGAAACACTAAATTCATCTATGACTATGAGCAACGAAACACACAACATTTCTTTTCCATCTTTTTCTGAGGAAATTCCTGTCATTGCAGGTAATACAATTTCCAAAAGCAGTTTGGATTCTGATCAGTCTACCACAGCTATGCCTGTGACAAATTCACAGTACACTGGTGTTTCAGTCAATGAAACATTGAATTCAGCTATGACAAATGAAATAGACAACGTTTCTATGCTATCTTTTTCTCAGGAAACTCCTGCCAAATCAGATAAGCCTGCCATAAACAGCTTGGATCCTGATCTGTCTTCCATGGATCCGCTAGTGACCAATTCCCAAAACACCGATTCAATTAATGAAACACTGAATTCATCTTCAAGTGTTGAAAAGGACAAGGTTTGTATGCTGTCTCCGTCTAGGGGAAGTCCTGTCATTACAGATAATCCCATCGACAAAAACAGTTCGGAGTCTGATCAGTCTTTGTTGGCACCACCTTCAGCAGATTCCCAATACATCATTTTTTCCGTCAAGGAAGCGTGGAATTCAGCCATGACTGATGGAACGGCCAGAGCATCTATGCCTTCTTCTTCTGATGAAAGTCTGGTCATTACAGATGATCAATTGATTGAAAAGAGCTTGGATTCTGATCTGTCTTCCATGGAGCCGCTAGTGACCAATTCTCAGGTCACCAGTGTTTCAATCAAAGAAACTAGGGGTTCAACTTCGAGTAATGAAAAGGACAAGGTTTGTATGCCATCTTCTTCGGGAAGTCCTGTCAGTACAGATAATCCTATCGACGAGAATAGTTCAGGGTCTGATCAGTCTATGTTAGCATCACCTTCAACAAATTCCCAATACATCATTTTTTCAGTTGATGAATCGCAGAATTCAGCCATGGGTGATGGAATGGCCAAGGTGTCTATGCCGTCTTCTTTTGAGGCAAGTTTGGTCATTGCAGATGATCGTTTGGTTGAAAACAGCTTGGATTCTGATCAGACGTCTACGGAGCCGCTAGTGACAAATTCTCAAGTCACCAGTGTTCCAATCAATGAAACACCGAGTGCAGCTTCAAgtaatgaaaaggaaaaggtttgTATGCCATCTTCTTCAGGAGGTCCTGTCGATACAGATAATCCTATCACCGAGAACAGTTCAGAGTCTGATCAGTCTTTGTTAGCACCACCACCTTCAACAAATTCCCAAGACATCAGTGTTTCGGTCAATGAAACACCAAATTCAGCCATGAGTAATGGAACAACCAAACTATCCATGCCATCTTCTGAGGAAAGTCTAGTCACTGCAGATGATCGATTGGTTGAAAACAGCTTGGATTCTGATCAGTTTTTCATGGTGCTTCCCGAGAGGAAGTCCCAAGACATCGGTATTTCAGTCAGCGAAACATCAAACTCATCAAGTAATGAAACAGACAAGGTTTCTAATCCATCTTATTCCACGGAAAGTCCTGTCGTTGCAGATAATCCAATTGGAAAAAACAGTTTGGATTCTGATCAGTCTTTAACTGCACCACCGGTGACAAAATCCCAAGATACAG TTAGGGAAGAGAACTTCTATGATTGTCAAGCCTGGCTAGGATCAGACTCTGATGATGATTTCTTCAGTGTCAGAAACG ACTATAGCAATGCTTCGAGCCGCCAAAGCAGCATGAAGGGGTCACCCCAACCTGACGAAATAAGCGATTCCAAACGGGAGCCAAATCCAACAAAGGGAGGGAAGAAACTTGTTGATCTCATCTATGATCGTAATAGCATGCCAGCTGCCATCCAGGAACAGAGGGAGTCCAAACAAGAAGCTTCTCCAAAAGATGAAAACAAGAGACTTTCTGAGCTCTTACAAGATCCATCGTGGAGTGACCACGCCAGTGATCAAAAAAGCAGCACACCTGTCTTGAAGAAGACAAAACTTGTTGAGTTCTTTCAGGATAGCCACTGGAGTCAAGAAATTGCATCCACTCGTGCAACACGTTTTCCTAGTACTAAAGGTGATGGCAAACTGAGGGCAGACGTGGAGGCCAAGCATTTATCTCCAAGGGATGGAACTTCAACTGTGACTACTCCCCGCAGTAGAGCTAGATACGTTGGTGGCAATCTTAAGCGGGAAAATACAGCGAGAGCTACTTACTGCTGCTTTCCAAGTTGGAGCCCAATCCGTGGCTcccaaggagaagaaaaggcaaACCCCTCCTAG